Proteins encoded within one genomic window of Salvelinus namaycush isolate Seneca unplaced genomic scaffold, SaNama_1.0 Scaffold151, whole genome shotgun sequence:
- the LOC120036906 gene encoding basic salivary proline-rich protein 3-like produces the protein MLCPPLFNQARSLLQWFLYLSPGTPSRSKSLLRDPQPVQISPQGPPAGPNLSSGTPSRSKHLLWDPQPVQTSPRGPPTGPNISSGTPSRSKSLRRDPQPVQISPQGTPAGPNLSSGTPSRSKSLLRDPQQVQISPQGPPAGPNLSSGTPIRSKHLLRDPQPFQTSPQGPPAGPNISSGTLSRSKHLLRDPHPVQTSPLGPPAGPNISSGTPNRSKHLLRDPQPVQTSPQGPSAGPNISSGTPSRSKHLLRDPQPVQTSPQGPPAG, from the coding sequence ATGCTATGCCCGCCATTATTTAATCAGGCTAGAAGCTTACTACAGTGGTTCTTATACCTCTCCCCGGGTACCCCCAGCCGGTCCAaatctctcctcagggacccccaacCGGTCCAAATCTCTCCGCAGGGACCCCCAGCAGGTCCAaatctctcctcagggacccccagccggTCCAAACATCTCCTCTGGGACCCCCAGCCGGTCCAAACatctcctcggggacccccaaCCGGTCCAAAcatctcctcagggacccccagccggTCCAAATCTCTCCGCAGGGACCCCCAACCGGTCCAAATCTCTCCGCAGGGAACCCCAGCCGGTCCAAatctctcctctgggacccccaGCCGGTCCAaatctctcctcagggacccccagcagGTCCAaatctctcctcagggacccccagcagGTCCAaatctctcctcagggacccccatcCGGTCCAAACATCTCCTCAGGGACCCTCAGCCGTTCCAAAcatctcctcagggacccccagccggTCCAAACATCTCCTCAGGGACCCTCAGCCGGTCCAAAcatctcctcagggacccccatcCGGTCCAAACATCTCCTCTGGGACCCCCAGCCGGTCCAAACatctcctcggggacccccaaCCGGTCCAAAcatctcctcagggacccccagccggTCCAAACATCTCCTCAGGGACCCTCAGCCGGTCCAAAcatctcctcagggacccccagccggTCCAAACATCTCCTCAGGGACCCTCAGCCGGTCCAAAcatctcctcagggacccccagccggTTAA